The Novosphingobium terrae genome segment CGGCGTGCTGACCATGCTGGACGGCGCCCCCGGTGGCGGTGCTGGCGGCGGCGGCATGGGCGGTGGCGGCGGCCAGCGTTCGGGCGGCGGCGACTGGGGCGGTGGCTCCGGCGGCGGTGCGCGTTCGGGCGGTTCCTCGGGCGGCGGCGATTGGGGCCGGACCTCGGGCGGCGGTGGCCAGAGCAGCGGCGGTGGCGACTGGGGTCGCACCAGCGGCGGCTCGGGCGGCGGTTTCGCCGAAGATTTGGACGACGATATCCCGTTCTGAGTCAGGCCGGAACATCAGACAGAAAAACGCCCCGCAGTTGGTTCTGCGGGGCGTTTTCGTTCCAGCTCGCCGAGTTTCAGCTCTTGGGATTTTTCAGGGCAGCCAGTGCCGCGAAAGGCCCGGTCTTGTCCTCGCCCAGCAGGCCTGATTCCTGACGCACACGGTTGGCCTCGGGGCCGGTGGCGAAGGGATCGATGGCCAGCCCAAGGCTCTGCGCCACGGCCTCGCCCAGATCGAGGCGTTCGCCCTCGAACTCGATCTCGTCGCAATCGTCGCTGGTGATCTCGATCTCCTGATCGGCGGAGAGATCCTCCGGCGCGATGCTGGTGGCTGGCACGAAGCGGAAGTCCAGCGGTTCATCGACCTTCACCGGCAGATCCTCGCCCGAGACGGCGCAGCTCTGCACGAAATCGGCCTTGATGCGGCCCTTGGCGGTCACGGCCGGCCCATCGCGGGTGAGGGTGACCGTTGCCTCCAGCTGATTCACCGCCACCAGCGTGAAGCGCTTGGCCAGCGCCACGCATTCCTCGGCGCTGGCGGTGATGGTGACTGGCTTGTCCTCCAGATGGCGGATGTCGATGATGCGGGTAAACTCGGGGGTCATTCAAATCTCTCCTGCCAGCAGGGTGGAGGCCGGAAGGCTCTCCAGCCGCTGGAACAGGGCGCGCACGGCGGCGGCAAGGCCTGCCGTATCTGCGCCCTCATTCATGGTCATGTTGCGGGTGAGGGCCTCGGTTAGCGCTGAATCATCGGCCTGTTGCAAAGCATCGCGATAGGCGCCGATCCTTCCGCCCAGCACGCTCATCAGTCGCCCGATATGCTTGCCCACCACCATATCGCCCACGCCGGTTTCGCGCAGCTGGCCGTCCATATCGGTGACGAACAGCTCGGTCAGCAGCACGGAAGGGGCCTTCAAGGCTTCCTCATGCTCCATCCGCAGCAGGGCGAGGCTGAGCACCAGCGTGATCGCATCGAAGCGGCCCGGCAGCGTATCGGCCACGCCAAGGTCGGCATACCAGCTCTTTTCGCGCGCGGCGCCCACCAGCGCATGCCACAAGGGGCGCACGCCGGCATGCTCGTCGCCGCGAGGGCCCAACAG includes the following:
- a CDS encoding YceD family protein, which codes for MTPEFTRIIDIRHLEDKPVTITASAEECVALAKRFTLVAVNQLEATVTLTRDGPAVTAKGRIKADFVQSCAVSGEDLPVKVDEPLDFRFVPATSIAPEDLSADQEIEITSDDCDEIEFEGERLDLGEAVAQSLGLAIDPFATGPEANRVRQESGLLGEDKTGPFAALAALKNPKS
- a CDS encoding ubiquinol-cytochrome C chaperone family protein, with the protein product MARTSLLSRLLGPRGDEHAGVRPLWHALVGAAREKSWYADLGVADTLPGRFDAITLVLSLALLRMEHEEALKAPSVLLTELFVTDMDGQLRETGVGDMVVGKHIGRLMSVLGGRIGAYRDALQQADDSALTEALTRNMTMNEGADTAGLAAAVRALFQRLESLPASTLLAGEI